One genomic window of Quercus robur chromosome 6, dhQueRobu3.1, whole genome shotgun sequence includes the following:
- the LOC126732353 gene encoding MDIS1-interacting receptor like kinase 2-like isoform X1, whose protein sequence is MPSSVSISPVIFVWITTIIIINHANTTVAKPQSSSLAQESKALKQTHWWQWCYYENITISPCDLQGIVCNDGRSVIEINLNKAKWLHDMQPYLSNFNFSSFPNLVRFKPAGVRLHGSIPPEIGSVSKLTHLNLSRNLLSGELPLSLAKLTQLEKLDISFNQMSGPIPLQLGNLRSLVELYLGGNYFSGTIPSTLGLLTCLTHLDLHSNQINGTIPSQIYNLKNLMALHFDDNNLFGPISSKIGNLKNVVSLNLSHNLLIGPLPHTLGCLTNLTLLSLDSNQISGPIPLEIGNMRKLRHLDLHNNSLTGLIPSTLGNLTKLDFLNLSVNNLVGKIPPYVGHLTNLSYLDIHSNQINGSIPTEIRNLTKLVFLDLGVNNLSGTIPPVFGHLATLCYLDIHSNQINGSINSTMGDLQFMKKLDLSNNHISGIIPHELTQLTRLEYLNLSLNKLSGEILPNIGNLYSLSVLDLSHNNLSGSIPTQLGYCFFLGQLFLSYNRFSGTIPPGVSYSDKLTIFDLSHNLFSGNIPLQLGYSKNLRHVDLSSNTLTGHIPSTLVFHCQINLSYNYLEGQIPDGFWRYNTLRSVMGNKNLCDDHISGIPHCSTGIKKSSNLIKIIILAPVILGFLLLGVGIVFLSRRKVIRNNKNECKAMRNGNLFSIWNYDGNIAFEDIIAATEDFDIRYCIGTGGYGSVYKATLPSGKVIALKKLHHLESQEPAFDKSFRNEAKVLSEVRHRNIVKLYGFCLHNRCMFLVYEYIERGSLFYAISNDVEAKELNWKKRVNIIKGIANALSYLHHDCIPTIVHRDLTTSNILLNSEFEAFVADFGIARPLNPDSSNLTTLAGTCGYIAPELAYTMVVNEKCDVYSFGIVVLETIMGRHPGELISSLASSSARHIMLKDVLDPRLSPHINQTIAQNVVLVVTLALACLRSNPKSRPTMKQVSQEILVRKPPLLKPFYEISMWELMNQEIYLVDKN, encoded by the exons ATGCCATCCTCTGTTTCCATTTCCCCTGttatatttgtttggattaCTACTATCATAATCATAAACCATGCGAATACTACTGTTGCAAAACCTCAATCATCGTCACTAGCCCAGGAATCAAAGGCTCTGAAACAGACTCACTGGTGGCAGTGGTGCTATTATGAAAACATAACCATAAGTCCTTGCGATTTGCAGGGTATCGTTTGCAATGATGGTAGAAGCGTGATAGAGATCAACTTAAACAAAGCAAAATGGTTACACGATATGCAACCCTACTTAAGCAATTTTAACTTCTCTTCATTCCCAAATTTGGTCCGATTCAAGCCAGCAGGAGTGCGGCTACATGGGAGCATCCCACCAGAGATTGGTAGTGTTTCTAAACTCACTCACCTCAACTTATCTCGGAATCTTCTTTCAGGTGAGCTACCTCTCTCACTCGCAAAACTCACTCAATTAGAGAAGCTTGATATTTCTTTCAATCAAATGAGCGGTCCAATTCCCTTACAATTGGGAAACCTGAGAAGTCTTGTTGAATTATACCTGGGTGGAAATTACTTCAGTGGTACGATCCCTTCAACTCTTGGTCTTTTGACTTGTCTCACTCATCTTGATTTACATTCAAATCAAATCAACGGTACTATCCCTTCTCAAATATATAATCTGAAGAATTTGATGGCTCTGCATTTTGATGATAACAATCTTTTTGGTCCtatttcttcaaaaattggaAACCTGAAAAATGTGGTTTCTCTAAACCTTTCTCATAACTTGCTCATTGGTCCACTTCCTCATACTTTGGGTTGTTTGACAAACTTGACCCTTCTCTCTCTTGATTCCAACCAAATCAGTGGCCCCATTCCCCTAGAAATAGGAAACATGAGAAAGTTGAGGCACTTGGATCTCCATAATAATAGCCTTACTGGTTTAATAC CTTCAACTCTGGGGAACTTGACcaaattggattttttaaatcttaGCGTCAACAATCTTGTTGGTAAAATTCCTCCATACGTGGGTCATTTAACCAATTTAAGCTATTTGGATATtcattcaaatcaaataaatggTTCAATTCCCACGGAAATAAGGAATTTgacaaaattggtttttttggaTCTTGGTGTTAACAATCTCTCTGGTACAATTCCTCCGGTCTTTGGTCATTTAGCCACATTATGCTATCTGGACATtcattcaaatcaaataaatggTTCCATAAATTCAACAATGGGAGATTTGCAATTTATGAAAAAGTTGGATCTATCAAATAACCACATATCTGGAATCATTCCACATGAGTTAACTCAATTAACCCGATTGGAATATCTTAATCTTTCCTTGAACAAACTTTCTGGTGAGATACTACCTAATATAGGTAATCTCTATAGTCTTTCTGTTCTAGACCTCTCCCACAACAATCTGAGCGGATCCATTCCAACTCAACTtggttattgcttttttttgggtcaattgTTTTTGAGCTACAACCGCTTTAGTGGAACCATTCCTCCTGGAGTTTCATACTCAGATAAGCTGACTATTTTTGACCTTAGTCATAACTTGTTTAGTGGAAATATACCTCTTCAACTTGGGTACTCAAAAAACTTACGACACGTGGATCTCAGCTCTAATACTCTTACTGGGCACATTCCTAGCACACTTGTTTTCCATTGCCAAATCAATTTGTCTTACAACTACTTGGAAGGTCAAATCCCAGATGGTTTTTGGAGATATAATACACTCAGGTCAGTTATGGGCAACAAGAATTTATGTGATGACCACATCTCAGGAATACCTCATTGCTCCACAGGGATTAAGAAATCCTCAAATTTGATTAAGATCATTATTCTGGCCCCTGTTATCCTCGGCTTCTTATTACTTGGAGTTGGAATTGTGTTCCTCTCTCGCCGAAAGGTAATTAGGAATAATAAAAATGAGTGTAAAGCAATGAGGAATGGAAATTTATTCTCAATATGGAATTATGATGGAAATATTGCATTCGAAGACATCATTGCAGCAACAGAGGACTTTGATATCAGATATTGCATTGGAACTGGTGGTTATGGCAGTGTTTACAAAGCAACACTACCAAGTGGAAAAGTGATTGCCCTTAAAAAACTTCACCATTTAGAATCTCAGGAGCCAGCTTTTGACAAGAGTTTTAGGAATGAAGCCAAAGTCTTATCTGAAGTTCGTCATCGAAACATTGTGAAGCTTTATGGGTTTTGTCTACACAACCGATGCATGTTTTTGGTTTATGAATACATTGAAAGAGGAAGCTTATTTTATGCCATAAGCAATGATGTTGAAGCTAAGGAACTGAATTGGAAGAAGCGGGTGAATATCATTAAAGGAATAGCAAATGCTTTATCATACTTGCATCATGATTGCATTCCAACAATTGTCCATCGAGACTTGACCACAAGCAACATTTTATTGAACTCAGAATTTGAGGCTTTTGTTGCAGATTTTGGCATTGCTAGACCCCTAAATCCTGATTCCTCCAATTTAACCACACTTGCTGGCACCTGCGGATATATTGCCCCAG AACTTGCCTACACCATGGTTGTGAACGAAAAATGTGATGTCTATAGCTTTGGTATAGTGGTGCTTGAAACAATAATGGGAAGGCATCCAGGAGAGCTTATATCCTCATTAGCATCATCATCTGCTCGACATATCATGCTGAAAGATGTCTTAGATCCTCGCCTTTCACCTCATATTAACCAAACAATTGCTCAAAATGTGGTTTTAGTTGTGACACTAGCATTGGCCTGCCTACGTTCCAATCCTAAATCTCGCCCTACAATGAAACAAGTGTCACAAGAAATCCTTGTTCGGAAGCCGCCACTACTCAAGCCGTTTTATGAAATTTCAATGTGGGAGTTGATGAATCAAGAAATATACTTGGTagacaaaaattag
- the LOC126732353 gene encoding MDIS1-interacting receptor like kinase 2-like isoform X3, with amino-acid sequence MPSSVSISPVIFVWITTIIIINHANTTVAKPQSSSLAQESKALKQTHWWQWCYYENITISPCDLQGIVCNDGRSVIEINLNKAKWLHDMQPYLSNFNFSSFPNLVRFKPAGVRLHGSIPPEIGSVSKLTHLNLSRNLLSGELPLSLAKLTQLEKLDISFNQMSGPIPLQLGNLRSLVELYLGGNYFSGTIPSTLGLLTCLTHLDLHSNQINGTIPSQIYNLKNLMALHFDDNNLFGPISSKIGNLKNVVSLNLSHNLLIGPLPHTLGCLTNLTLLSLDSNQISGPIPLEIGNMRKLRHLDLHNNSLTGLIPSTLGNLTKLDFLNLSVNNLVGKIPPYVGHLTNLSYLDIHSNQINGSIPTEIRNLTKLVFLDLGVNNLSGTIPPVFGHLATLCYLDIHSNQINGSINSTMGDLQFMKKLDLSNNHISGIIPHELTQLTRLEYLNLSLNKLSGEILPNIGNLYSLSVLDLSHNNLSGSIPTQLGYCFFLGQLFLSYNRFSGTIPPGVSYSDKLTIFDLSHNLFSGNIPLQLGYSKNLRHVDLSSNTLTGHIPSTLVFHCQINLSYNYLEGQIPDGFWRYNTLRSVMGNKNLCDDHISGIPHCSTGIKKSSNLIKIIILAPVILGFLLLGVGIVFLSRRKVIRNNKNECKAMRNGNLFSIWNYDGNIAFEDIIAATEDFDIRYCIGTGGYGSVYKATLPSGKVIALKKLHHLESQEPAFDKSFRNEAKVLSEVRHRNIVKLYGFCLHNRCMFLVYEYIERGSLFYAISNDVEAKELNWKKRVNIIKGIANALSYLHHDCIPTIVHRDLTTSNILLNSEFEAFVADFGIARPLNPDSSNLTTLAGTCGYIAPGLW; translated from the exons ATGCCATCCTCTGTTTCCATTTCCCCTGttatatttgtttggattaCTACTATCATAATCATAAACCATGCGAATACTACTGTTGCAAAACCTCAATCATCGTCACTAGCCCAGGAATCAAAGGCTCTGAAACAGACTCACTGGTGGCAGTGGTGCTATTATGAAAACATAACCATAAGTCCTTGCGATTTGCAGGGTATCGTTTGCAATGATGGTAGAAGCGTGATAGAGATCAACTTAAACAAAGCAAAATGGTTACACGATATGCAACCCTACTTAAGCAATTTTAACTTCTCTTCATTCCCAAATTTGGTCCGATTCAAGCCAGCAGGAGTGCGGCTACATGGGAGCATCCCACCAGAGATTGGTAGTGTTTCTAAACTCACTCACCTCAACTTATCTCGGAATCTTCTTTCAGGTGAGCTACCTCTCTCACTCGCAAAACTCACTCAATTAGAGAAGCTTGATATTTCTTTCAATCAAATGAGCGGTCCAATTCCCTTACAATTGGGAAACCTGAGAAGTCTTGTTGAATTATACCTGGGTGGAAATTACTTCAGTGGTACGATCCCTTCAACTCTTGGTCTTTTGACTTGTCTCACTCATCTTGATTTACATTCAAATCAAATCAACGGTACTATCCCTTCTCAAATATATAATCTGAAGAATTTGATGGCTCTGCATTTTGATGATAACAATCTTTTTGGTCCtatttcttcaaaaattggaAACCTGAAAAATGTGGTTTCTCTAAACCTTTCTCATAACTTGCTCATTGGTCCACTTCCTCATACTTTGGGTTGTTTGACAAACTTGACCCTTCTCTCTCTTGATTCCAACCAAATCAGTGGCCCCATTCCCCTAGAAATAGGAAACATGAGAAAGTTGAGGCACTTGGATCTCCATAATAATAGCCTTACTGGTTTAATAC CTTCAACTCTGGGGAACTTGACcaaattggattttttaaatcttaGCGTCAACAATCTTGTTGGTAAAATTCCTCCATACGTGGGTCATTTAACCAATTTAAGCTATTTGGATATtcattcaaatcaaataaatggTTCAATTCCCACGGAAATAAGGAATTTgacaaaattggtttttttggaTCTTGGTGTTAACAATCTCTCTGGTACAATTCCTCCGGTCTTTGGTCATTTAGCCACATTATGCTATCTGGACATtcattcaaatcaaataaatggTTCCATAAATTCAACAATGGGAGATTTGCAATTTATGAAAAAGTTGGATCTATCAAATAACCACATATCTGGAATCATTCCACATGAGTTAACTCAATTAACCCGATTGGAATATCTTAATCTTTCCTTGAACAAACTTTCTGGTGAGATACTACCTAATATAGGTAATCTCTATAGTCTTTCTGTTCTAGACCTCTCCCACAACAATCTGAGCGGATCCATTCCAACTCAACTtggttattgcttttttttgggtcaattgTTTTTGAGCTACAACCGCTTTAGTGGAACCATTCCTCCTGGAGTTTCATACTCAGATAAGCTGACTATTTTTGACCTTAGTCATAACTTGTTTAGTGGAAATATACCTCTTCAACTTGGGTACTCAAAAAACTTACGACACGTGGATCTCAGCTCTAATACTCTTACTGGGCACATTCCTAGCACACTTGTTTTCCATTGCCAAATCAATTTGTCTTACAACTACTTGGAAGGTCAAATCCCAGATGGTTTTTGGAGATATAATACACTCAGGTCAGTTATGGGCAACAAGAATTTATGTGATGACCACATCTCAGGAATACCTCATTGCTCCACAGGGATTAAGAAATCCTCAAATTTGATTAAGATCATTATTCTGGCCCCTGTTATCCTCGGCTTCTTATTACTTGGAGTTGGAATTGTGTTCCTCTCTCGCCGAAAGGTAATTAGGAATAATAAAAATGAGTGTAAAGCAATGAGGAATGGAAATTTATTCTCAATATGGAATTATGATGGAAATATTGCATTCGAAGACATCATTGCAGCAACAGAGGACTTTGATATCAGATATTGCATTGGAACTGGTGGTTATGGCAGTGTTTACAAAGCAACACTACCAAGTGGAAAAGTGATTGCCCTTAAAAAACTTCACCATTTAGAATCTCAGGAGCCAGCTTTTGACAAGAGTTTTAGGAATGAAGCCAAAGTCTTATCTGAAGTTCGTCATCGAAACATTGTGAAGCTTTATGGGTTTTGTCTACACAACCGATGCATGTTTTTGGTTTATGAATACATTGAAAGAGGAAGCTTATTTTATGCCATAAGCAATGATGTTGAAGCTAAGGAACTGAATTGGAAGAAGCGGGTGAATATCATTAAAGGAATAGCAAATGCTTTATCATACTTGCATCATGATTGCATTCCAACAATTGTCCATCGAGACTTGACCACAAGCAACATTTTATTGAACTCAGAATTTGAGGCTTTTGTTGCAGATTTTGGCATTGCTAGACCCCTAAATCCTGATTCCTCCAATTTAACCACACTTGCTGGCACCTGCGGATATATTGCCCCAG GTCTTTGGTGA
- the LOC126732353 gene encoding MDIS1-interacting receptor like kinase 2-like isoform X2: MLAFLYRRRFRHGKYQLGIVCNDGRSVIEINLNKAKWLHDMQPYLSNFNFSSFPNLVRFKPAGVRLHGSIPPEIGSVSKLTHLNLSRNLLSGELPLSLAKLTQLEKLDISFNQMSGPIPLQLGNLRSLVELYLGGNYFSGTIPSTLGLLTCLTHLDLHSNQINGTIPSQIYNLKNLMALHFDDNNLFGPISSKIGNLKNVVSLNLSHNLLIGPLPHTLGCLTNLTLLSLDSNQISGPIPLEIGNMRKLRHLDLHNNSLTGLIPSTLGNLTKLDFLNLSVNNLVGKIPPYVGHLTNLSYLDIHSNQINGSIPTEIRNLTKLVFLDLGVNNLSGTIPPVFGHLATLCYLDIHSNQINGSINSTMGDLQFMKKLDLSNNHISGIIPHELTQLTRLEYLNLSLNKLSGEILPNIGNLYSLSVLDLSHNNLSGSIPTQLGYCFFLGQLFLSYNRFSGTIPPGVSYSDKLTIFDLSHNLFSGNIPLQLGYSKNLRHVDLSSNTLTGHIPSTLVFHCQINLSYNYLEGQIPDGFWRYNTLRSVMGNKNLCDDHISGIPHCSTGIKKSSNLIKIIILAPVILGFLLLGVGIVFLSRRKVIRNNKNECKAMRNGNLFSIWNYDGNIAFEDIIAATEDFDIRYCIGTGGYGSVYKATLPSGKVIALKKLHHLESQEPAFDKSFRNEAKVLSEVRHRNIVKLYGFCLHNRCMFLVYEYIERGSLFYAISNDVEAKELNWKKRVNIIKGIANALSYLHHDCIPTIVHRDLTTSNILLNSEFEAFVADFGIARPLNPDSSNLTTLAGTCGYIAPELAYTMVVNEKCDVYSFGIVVLETIMGRHPGELISSLASSSARHIMLKDVLDPRLSPHINQTIAQNVVLVVTLALACLRSNPKSRPTMKQVSQEILVRKPPLLKPFYEISMWELMNQEIYLVDKN, encoded by the exons ATGCTAGCGTTTCTGTACCGGCGAAGGTTCCGGCACGGTAAATACCAGCTG GGTATCGTTTGCAATGATGGTAGAAGCGTGATAGAGATCAACTTAAACAAAGCAAAATGGTTACACGATATGCAACCCTACTTAAGCAATTTTAACTTCTCTTCATTCCCAAATTTGGTCCGATTCAAGCCAGCAGGAGTGCGGCTACATGGGAGCATCCCACCAGAGATTGGTAGTGTTTCTAAACTCACTCACCTCAACTTATCTCGGAATCTTCTTTCAGGTGAGCTACCTCTCTCACTCGCAAAACTCACTCAATTAGAGAAGCTTGATATTTCTTTCAATCAAATGAGCGGTCCAATTCCCTTACAATTGGGAAACCTGAGAAGTCTTGTTGAATTATACCTGGGTGGAAATTACTTCAGTGGTACGATCCCTTCAACTCTTGGTCTTTTGACTTGTCTCACTCATCTTGATTTACATTCAAATCAAATCAACGGTACTATCCCTTCTCAAATATATAATCTGAAGAATTTGATGGCTCTGCATTTTGATGATAACAATCTTTTTGGTCCtatttcttcaaaaattggaAACCTGAAAAATGTGGTTTCTCTAAACCTTTCTCATAACTTGCTCATTGGTCCACTTCCTCATACTTTGGGTTGTTTGACAAACTTGACCCTTCTCTCTCTTGATTCCAACCAAATCAGTGGCCCCATTCCCCTAGAAATAGGAAACATGAGAAAGTTGAGGCACTTGGATCTCCATAATAATAGCCTTACTGGTTTAATAC CTTCAACTCTGGGGAACTTGACcaaattggattttttaaatcttaGCGTCAACAATCTTGTTGGTAAAATTCCTCCATACGTGGGTCATTTAACCAATTTAAGCTATTTGGATATtcattcaaatcaaataaatggTTCAATTCCCACGGAAATAAGGAATTTgacaaaattggtttttttggaTCTTGGTGTTAACAATCTCTCTGGTACAATTCCTCCGGTCTTTGGTCATTTAGCCACATTATGCTATCTGGACATtcattcaaatcaaataaatggTTCCATAAATTCAACAATGGGAGATTTGCAATTTATGAAAAAGTTGGATCTATCAAATAACCACATATCTGGAATCATTCCACATGAGTTAACTCAATTAACCCGATTGGAATATCTTAATCTTTCCTTGAACAAACTTTCTGGTGAGATACTACCTAATATAGGTAATCTCTATAGTCTTTCTGTTCTAGACCTCTCCCACAACAATCTGAGCGGATCCATTCCAACTCAACTtggttattgcttttttttgggtcaattgTTTTTGAGCTACAACCGCTTTAGTGGAACCATTCCTCCTGGAGTTTCATACTCAGATAAGCTGACTATTTTTGACCTTAGTCATAACTTGTTTAGTGGAAATATACCTCTTCAACTTGGGTACTCAAAAAACTTACGACACGTGGATCTCAGCTCTAATACTCTTACTGGGCACATTCCTAGCACACTTGTTTTCCATTGCCAAATCAATTTGTCTTACAACTACTTGGAAGGTCAAATCCCAGATGGTTTTTGGAGATATAATACACTCAGGTCAGTTATGGGCAACAAGAATTTATGTGATGACCACATCTCAGGAATACCTCATTGCTCCACAGGGATTAAGAAATCCTCAAATTTGATTAAGATCATTATTCTGGCCCCTGTTATCCTCGGCTTCTTATTACTTGGAGTTGGAATTGTGTTCCTCTCTCGCCGAAAGGTAATTAGGAATAATAAAAATGAGTGTAAAGCAATGAGGAATGGAAATTTATTCTCAATATGGAATTATGATGGAAATATTGCATTCGAAGACATCATTGCAGCAACAGAGGACTTTGATATCAGATATTGCATTGGAACTGGTGGTTATGGCAGTGTTTACAAAGCAACACTACCAAGTGGAAAAGTGATTGCCCTTAAAAAACTTCACCATTTAGAATCTCAGGAGCCAGCTTTTGACAAGAGTTTTAGGAATGAAGCCAAAGTCTTATCTGAAGTTCGTCATCGAAACATTGTGAAGCTTTATGGGTTTTGTCTACACAACCGATGCATGTTTTTGGTTTATGAATACATTGAAAGAGGAAGCTTATTTTATGCCATAAGCAATGATGTTGAAGCTAAGGAACTGAATTGGAAGAAGCGGGTGAATATCATTAAAGGAATAGCAAATGCTTTATCATACTTGCATCATGATTGCATTCCAACAATTGTCCATCGAGACTTGACCACAAGCAACATTTTATTGAACTCAGAATTTGAGGCTTTTGTTGCAGATTTTGGCATTGCTAGACCCCTAAATCCTGATTCCTCCAATTTAACCACACTTGCTGGCACCTGCGGATATATTGCCCCAG AACTTGCCTACACCATGGTTGTGAACGAAAAATGTGATGTCTATAGCTTTGGTATAGTGGTGCTTGAAACAATAATGGGAAGGCATCCAGGAGAGCTTATATCCTCATTAGCATCATCATCTGCTCGACATATCATGCTGAAAGATGTCTTAGATCCTCGCCTTTCACCTCATATTAACCAAACAATTGCTCAAAATGTGGTTTTAGTTGTGACACTAGCATTGGCCTGCCTACGTTCCAATCCTAAATCTCGCCCTACAATGAAACAAGTGTCACAAGAAATCCTTGTTCGGAAGCCGCCACTACTCAAGCCGTTTTATGAAATTTCAATGTGGGAGTTGATGAATCAAGAAATATACTTGGTagacaaaaattag